From endosymbiont of Galathealinum brachiosum, one genomic window encodes:
- a CDS encoding TIGR00730 family Rossman fold protein: protein MTKKDITERRDPYTELNRESWRVFKIMSEFVDGFEQLCHIKPAVSIFGSARVHEDSDDYKKAREVARLLSDEGFSIISGGGPGIMEAANRGGAEGKSVSVGLNIDLPKEQTPNPYQNLSLNFSHFFSRKVMFVKYASAYVVCPGGFGTLDEMAEMFTLTQTGKTPKIPVILMNRKFWQPLLDWFENTLYQQGMITKEDLELFIVVDEPEQAFDEIMNFYKDRDVRPTREDLDKLLNL, encoded by the coding sequence AAAAAAGACATAACCGAAAGACGTGACCCTTATACAGAGCTGAACCGTGAATCCTGGCGTGTATTTAAAATCATGTCTGAATTTGTCGATGGATTTGAGCAACTGTGTCACATTAAACCTGCGGTGAGCATATTTGGCTCTGCCCGGGTGCATGAAGATTCAGATGATTATAAAAAAGCCAGAGAAGTAGCGCGGTTATTGTCAGATGAGGGTTTTTCGATTATATCCGGAGGAGGCCCTGGAATAATGGAGGCAGCGAACCGTGGGGGTGCAGAAGGAAAATCGGTGAGTGTCGGTTTAAATATTGATCTGCCAAAAGAACAGACACCTAACCCTTATCAAAATTTAAGTCTTAATTTTAGTCACTTTTTTTCCCGAAAAGTGATGTTTGTTAAATATGCGTCAGCTTATGTGGTATGCCCGGGTGGTTTTGGAACCCTTGATGAAATGGCAGAGATGTTTACACTTACACAAACAGGAAAAACACCAAAAATTCCCGTTATTTTAATGAACAGAAAATTCTGGCAACCTTTATTAGACTGGTTTGAAAACACTTTATATCAGCAAGGTATGATTACTAAAGAAGATCTTGAGTTATTCATAGTTGTAGATGAGCCTGAGCAGGCGTTTGATGAAATAATGAATTTTTACAAAGATCGAGATGTACGCCCAACCAGAGAAGATCTGGATAAACTTCTAAATTTATAA